Within the Leptospira stimsonii genome, the region ATTGGAGAATGGAAATTATTTTTTGCTAAAAATCACGGACACCGGCATCGGAATCAGAGAGGAAAACGTGGAAAAGATTTTTGAACCCTTTTATACGACTAAGCCGAAAGGAAAGAGTTCCGGTTTGGGGCTTCCCATGGTCTACGGTTTCGTAAAAAGAAGTAAGGGCCAGATTTTTTTCCAGTCGGAATTGAAAGTGGGGACCGAGTTCTATCTTTATCTTCCGATCATAGAATTGGAATCGGATCCTATATTCAAAGACCAAAATTCTAAAATTCGATCTCAGGAAATCATTTATTTTTGTAAAGACGGTCGGTTTGCGGATTGGATTGTGTATTCTCTGAAAAGCCTCGGTTTTGTTACGTACAAGGTGATCGATTTCGAAAATTTCAATTCTAAATTTCGTAATCTCGAAAGAGCAATGTGTTATCTTTCGGAGACCTGGCAAACAAGTTTTTCGGAATGGAGGGACTTTGCCGTAAAAGCGAAGAGAACCAATTCTAAGATAGAAATTAATTATTTTTCAGGCTCGGAAGGTTCGGATGAATTTGAAAATTCTTTTGCAATCCGTTGGCCGATCTCTCGAAAATCTCTTGAGAATCATTTCGACAGAATGTAATTTAGGTATTCATGAATCAATCCGCCCAACCCAATCTCCTGATTCTAGACGACGAGGAAGAAATCGCGGGAATCTTAGGCGATCTCGCAAAACAATGCGGGTTTGACGTTACGATCACTCACGAGGCGGGTCATTTTTTTGAGAAGTTAAATGGTTCAACTCAATATATTATTTTAGATCTGATGATTCCTGGTGTGGACGGTGTCGATGTGTTGCGTATGTTGTCCGGAAAAAAATTGTTTGTTTCCGTGATTCTTATCAGCGGCGCGGACCGGAGAGTTTTGCAGAGCGCTGAGGCACTTGCGATTCAATACGGTTTAAAAATTGCAGGCGTTTTAGAAAAACCGATTCGGATTCAAGATTATCAGAGATTGCTAACGGGATTGATTTCGGACAAGAAGAATGAAACTTCGACTCTTTCGTCCGTAAGTAAAAGAGCAAACGCTGAACCTTCTTCCGCGATTTCCGCGGAAGAAATCGAAGAAGCCATTCGGGAAGAACAGTTTATTCTTTTCTATCAACCGAAGATCAACTTTAAAACGGGCGCTATCGCCGGTTTCGAATCATTGGTTCGTTGGTATCATCCCGTAAGAGGTCTGATCTTTCCGGATTCTTTTATTCCTACGTTAGAATCCTATCCGAGTCTTATGGATGCGATGACCGAGAAGCTGATACTGCAAGCGTTAGGCCAGTGCTCGATTTGGAATCGGGATTTCCCCGGAATCGCGGTTGCGGTGAACATTTCTCCGGTGAGTTTGAACAAATTGATCTTGCCGGAAACGATCTCCAAGATGATCGAAAGTTTCGGTCTGAAAAACAATCAACTGATCGTAGAAGTAACGGAAACCCAACTCTTGGAAAATATCACATCGACTCTCGACATTCTTACAAGAATTAGAATTCGGGGAATCGGTCTTTCGGTGGATGATTTTGGAATCGGATATTCTTCTTTGAAACAGATTCATCGTTATCCGTTTACTGAGTTGAAGATCGATCGATCTTTTGTAAGCGTCGCTCCCTTTGACAAGGAAGCTCTTTTTATCTGTCAGGCCGCCATCGATCTCGGACACAAACTGGGGATGACAGTCGTCGCAGAAGGAATCGAAACCGCGGAAGTGGGAGAATTGATGAAAAAGGAAGGCTGTGATAAGGGGCAAGGTTACTTTTACAGCAAGCCGATGCCTCCCGACGTTGCTCTTCAATATCTCGCCGCATTCAAATCCTGATTCGTTTTCTAGTTTACTATAGAAAGTAGAATCCGATTCTTCCGGAAGTATGAAAAACTATCTTCAGGATCCCGACTTTCCGATTTTGATTCGCGCGTATCGGGCTTCTCTTATTCAAAGATATTCCCCATCCAATCTAGAACGTTATTCCGATCTTGTAAAAATTCCGAGACCGGTCATCGATACTTTACTTCAGTATTTTTTAGAACTTCTTTACCCTGAGTATGAGGGAAGGGTTTTGCTCGACGGTGCCTTTCATTCACTTTCCGGTTTCGTTCATAGTCCTTCAAAGGTTTTCGGTCTGATCGGTTCCCTAGGCTCTGCCGCATTTAGTTTCGGGAGACATCTCGGCGCGGCCTTTAAGACAGGTTTCGCCGCTCTGCATTCGTATCTCACCGCGAGAAATTTTGAATCTTTGATGTTTGAGTTTACGAAAGAAGAATTGAAAAAGGGAAATCATCCGGAGGACCCGGTAGTCTTTGATAGAATCATCGCCCAGGTTCCGAAGAAGGAAGCCGATCAATTCAGAGACGATCTCGTGAAGTTATTCGCTACTCTTGCCAACAAAGAACTTCTTCAAAAAATCGTAACGATGATGAAGGCGATCGTTCTTAAGATGGAACAGAAGTCAAAGACATACACGAAAGAAGAAGTGGAAGGAATTCGCCTCGGCCTAGCTATATTAGAAAAAGGTGAAGAACTTTTCCTAAGCCTTTCCGACGAAGAGATGAAGATGATTTTGACCGCGATTGAACGAATCGAAACGGATTTTTTTGAGGATGCGCTTAGAAGGAACGGAAAACTCGAAACGAGAGGAGGGCTTTGAGTTTTTCGTTTCGTTTATAAATTCTATGAAAATGCCTTGCGGTTCGTGGACAAAGCGGTTAGAATCGTTCCCTTCCAGGGAGTAACGTTTATGAAAAAAATTCTGGATTGGACGCTAAGAATCGTCGCAGTCGTCATTTTGATTCCCGCCTTTTACTTTAAACTTTCGGGAGCGGAACGTTCGATCGCCACTTTCTCCGCGTTGGACGCGGAACCTTTCGGTCGTTATGCGGTCGGATTTGCAGAATTGGCGACCGTACTTTTGCTTCTCATTCCTCGGACGAGCTGGTTGGGCGCGATGTTAGGCGCCTTGATCATGATCGGCGCGATCGGTTCTCATATTTCCGTGTTAGGTTTCCAAGGTGGGGCAGGCGTTTCCTTTGTTTTGGCGCTGGTCGTACTTGCCTGTTGCCTTGCTGAAATTTATACAAGTAAGGACCGAAATCCGATCTTTACGAAAATTTTTGCAAACCAAGATTGATTTCTTTGTAATTTTGGAACTGCTCTTTTTTAGAACGTATGAGTTCCTACTTTTTCTCTTCAGAGGATCACTCGTTCTCTGCTTGGTTCTCTGATTCTATTTATTGAGGAGTTCCCGCAAAATTTTGTTAGTAAATCAAGTCTCGAAGCTGATTAAAACTGCTATCTCAATCTTGAATGTGTGAGTTCCTACTTTTTCACCTTTTACGTTTCCGCATCGATCGAAGCGGGGTCACTTGACCGTATCTGCGAGCCCGGTCCTGTAAATTCTGCGAATCACCGTTTCTACATGGTAACAGCAGGAACCACCCCGAATGATTTGGAGAAATCGTACCTGCTAGAACCGAAAATTAGGTTAACGGGTGTGGATTCTAAACTTTGGCGATGAACGCGACTGGAACCGGCACAGAGTTGCCTCCGGTGGATTTTGAAAAAGAAAGTTACGATCTTGGCGGAGGTGTGGATTCTAAACTTTGCGATGAACGCGACTGGAACCGGCACAGCCTCCGTGGATTTTGAAAAAGAAAGTTACGATCTTGGCAGAGATTGGATTCTAAACTTTGGCGATGAACGCGACTGGAACCGGCACAGAGTTGCCTTCGGTGGATTTTGAAAAAGAAAGTTATGATCTTGGCGGAGGTGTGGTTTCTAACTTTGCGATGGGGCGACTGGAACCGGCACAGAGTTGCCTCCGGTGGATTTTGAAAAAGAAAGTTACGATCTTGGCGGAGGTTGGATTCTAAATTTGCCGATGGTCGGACTCGAACCGACACAGAGTTGCCTCCGGTGGATTTTGAATCCACTGCGTCTACCAGTTTCACCACATCGGCGGTTTGATTGCAAAGAGATATCAGTCGTCTACTTCGATGTATTTGCCTTTTCCACGAGCGACAATCTTTCCGATCTCGTTTTCGATTTCAGCTCTATTCTCAATCACTTTTTTGTTCTTCTTTACAAACCATCCGCGAAGATGGAGAGGTTGATTGACAAATGCAGGCTGTAGAAAACGAATCGTGAGTTCGCCTGTGGTTGTTTTGAAATTCATGGCTTCATTGATTTTCACCATGATTTCGTCTAAGATCGTAGATATAATTCCTGGGTGGATTACATCAGGCTGACCTTGAAACTTTTCCGGACAAGTGAAATCACCGTAAGCGGATTGCGTATCTTCATCAAAGGTGATTTTCAATTGAAGTCCGTCCGGATTGTCTGGACTGGATCCAAAACTTAAGTTTGCCCGAACCGAAGCTTTCATAAGTCAGAAATATACTATACATCCATGACGTCAATTACAAAAAGAAGGCCGAACGGGTTCAAGAACGGGACCCCGTTCTGTCGATTTTAAGAACAGTAGCTTCTCGCAATGACAACACTCCTCTTATTCATGTTAGGTCTCCTCTCTGCAGGGGCAGGCGCGTACACTCTCTTTCGAGACAAACCTCCTTCCAAAGAAGGGGATTCCGGCTCTGGGAAATCCTCTTCGGGGGCAGGTGGGCCTGGCGGTGGGACTAACGTTCGAGGGGATCGAGGAAAAGAAATTCCCGTTTCTCCTCCTGGAGTTCCGACTCCTCCGTCTTCCGCAGGCGGTCCTCCGAGTTCCGGTGTGGGAGCTCCTTCTCCTTCCGGATCCGGTCTTGGCTCCGAAGACGCAAAGAGACACAAAGAAGAATTTCCCGGTCTCCGCAAAAAACCGAAATTAGATCTAAAGAATAAAGTCGACGATATCATTCGCAACAATTCTAAATTCGCGAATCACCGTCGTCCCCTCATCAATGCAGAAGCTCTCGTTGATAAGGAAAGTTACAACGGTGCATTAGAAATTTATAAAAGAACCAAGGGCCGGGTCCCGGACGAGGAGATTCAGGGGAAAATTCAGGAGAATATCGATCAGATCGAAAATCACCTGGAGAGCGACGAAGAAGAAGTCTATCGCCCTGAAAACTACGAAGGACCTCCGATTCCTCTCGGGGATCTGGTTCGTGCAATCAAGGATATCAGCGAATCGTTAGGCGACACGATTTCCAAGGGTTTTGGAAATCCGATTTCCCTTCCACTTTCTCCCTTGGATCCCGGCGCGATTCCTGGTCCTCCGACTCTTCCGGGGAATCTCACCCCCGGACCGGTTTCTTATCATATCTTTAGTCCAGGTCCTCCGCTTCCTCCGGGAAGTATTTCCCCTCCGGGTCCTGGAACGTCTAGCCCGGGAGCTCCGACCAGCTTTCTTCCTTCTTTTCCGGGAGCTGGTGGAGGGGGATCTTCCGGTGGTGGCAGTCCATCTGGAGGGGACAGCGGCGGCGGTTTTCCTGGCGAAGTCGGAACTCCGGGCGGCGGAGCGGACGGATTCCCCGGGGGAGGTTTGTCTTCCGGAGGTGGATCGGGAGGTTTTCCGGGGGCTGGATCTTCTCCAGGTGGAGAATCATCAGGCGGCACTCCACCGGGTCCAGGAGAACATCTGGATCCGAACGCGATGGATCTCCCAGAGGATACTTTTTTTTCGGAAGAATGGGAGAAGTTCAAAGACCTTCCTCTCGTGGATCGAAGAACGGGAGAAAGTCGGAGATCCGGAGGAGATCGAAGAGGACAGGATCCGAACCGAAAAGATCGTCGAGACGGAGATGATCGAAGAAAAGAAGATCTCTTCAAACTGAGAGACGAATATCTCAAACAAAAAGAAGAACAGAAAAAAAGAGAAAGAGAAGAATCTCCCCAACAGGAAAGAGTCCCGGAACCTGCGGACTTTGATTGGCCAGGCACTCCGGTTCGGGACGATCTTCCTCCATTCTTAGCTCCGATCGTTCCAAAGATTGACCTTGTTCCGATCCGACTTCCCGATCCGACGGACAAAACCGTTCGTCCGGAAGAAGAACCGCCCAAGGCCGCTCCAGCGCCTTCGCCGATGGGGGAATTGAAATTCGATTCTCTCCCCGCTCCTTCCGAAGCTCTCGAGAAAGAAGTCAAACCATTAGAACTTCCTAAAATAGGTCTTCCTGATCCGGAATATCAAAAAACGACGGAATCGACTCCGGAGATTCCGCATCTCGCGCCGGCGCCTCCTCCTGGAGCGGAAGAACCGCCTGAAATCGAAGTATTGGAAGGCGGGCTTCAACCTTTCGACGAACAGGAAGAAGGGGAAGAAGCTGGAGGAGAATCGGGAGGTACAAAAGACGAAGAACCTCGGATGATTCACGGGATTCTCGAACTCAAACCTCCGGAAGTAGACGACGCACCATTTCTAACGCTTACATACGACTTCGGAAAAATTCCTCATGCGTTCAAACTCTCCAAGAATTACAGTATTATGGAATACTCATACTATAAATACAAACCGATGCTTGTAAAGGCTCAGGAGTTTGCGAGAAGGAAGATGTTGAAAAACGCACTCAACTACTATCGAGTGATCAAATCCCAGAACATTCCTCCCGAACTCAGGAAGATGATCAACAGAAACATCAAAGATATCACCGAATTTATGGAAAAATATCTTATGGCGAAGGGCGGTTGATCGTCTCCTTCTCTTAGTTCGTTTTTTCACTCGCCGGTTTTTCGGAACTCTCCAGAGAAAAATAACGGTGGATGTTAAAACCGATCGTCCATTCTTTTTTATCGTAATTGTAGTCCGCGCCTCTGAGGAGTTGTGTGTGGGCGATTGCTCGGCTGTTCGTCACAAAAAACTGAAACACGTGACCTCCCGTCTCGAAGTCCACTCCGAAACTCAAAGGAACCGAAGTGTATTCAACGGGTTTGGAAAGAAGAATATTGTTTACGGCCGCGTCGATCGTCTTTCCTCTCGCGATGAGATCGTTTACTTCGGAAGCGGAATATTCCACTCCGCCGATCTTTGTTTTTCTATCCTCGGTCGCATAAGAATCGCCGACATAGTCTCGTTTCGGAGTGAGAATCGTAGCGAACGTAAAGTCCACTCTTTTGAAAAGATGAAGACGGAACGAGATATCCAAACCGGTTCGATCGTTAGAAAGATGATCCTTCACATAGTTTCTATGAACAAACATCGGAGAAAGTTGAATCGAAAGAATATCGTTGAAACGTTTCGAGATCAAAAAGGAAGCGAGAGTGCTCTGACGATCCTTATAACTCAGTTCATACGTGTTCAATTGTTTTTCTAAGTTTGAATCGAAGGTTGGAATTCCCGTCGAAGGACGAAGATACGGACCGAAGAATTGTGTCTGTTCCGAAGTCTCTTGTCCGAAAACTCCGAAAAAACTCACGGTAACAGGGAAGCTCGAATCTTGAGTCAAAAGGCGCACCTTAGACCTTGCTTCATACGTTTTTTGAAACGAGGTTCTCGCAAATCCGACTGTGATTCGATCCGTAAGTCCGTAATCCAGGGAAAGTTGTGTATTCGCTCCGTTGTCCAAACCCAAAAAATCATAAGAAGTCGATTTTGCGTCCCCAAATCGGTGATTGAAACGAAAGTCGAGACCGTTTTTTCCCACGTCTTCCGTGCTCGGCATATGGATCAAACTGCTTCCTAAGAATGCGGATTTTCTTTGCTCTTGGGAAAATACCGGAGAAACGAACGATAGGACGAAGAGAACGGAGATACTAAAATAAAATATGCGTTGATTCATTCTTTGTTCTGCCATAGGATGCTGGTTTCGATTCTGATTTTTTCATTGAGTTTCAAAATAACTAATTTAGGAATTTCGATTTTAAAATCGGTAAGAAGAATTTCGAAATTGGATCGAATCAAAAAATCGTTTTCCTTTTCTTCGATCGTTCCCTGAATCTTAACGTTTTTCTTCGTGATTCCGTGAAGCCCGAGCTCACCTTCGATTTCCACAACTTTGTTCTTAAGATCCCATTTTGTGATGACACCCGCGAAAGAAGCGATCGGATGTTTTTCTGTTTCGAGATAATTCTCATGC harbors:
- a CDS encoding PaaI family thioesterase, encoding MKASVRANLSFGSSPDNPDGLQLKITFDEDTQSAYGDFTCPEKFQGQPDVIHPGIISTILDEIMVKINEAMNFKTTTGELTIRFLQPAFVNQPLHLRGWFVKKNKKVIENRAEIENEIGKIVARGKGKYIEVDD
- a CDS encoding EAL domain-containing response regulator, with translation MNQSAQPNLLILDDEEEIAGILGDLAKQCGFDVTITHEAGHFFEKLNGSTQYIILDLMIPGVDGVDVLRMLSGKKLFVSVILISGADRRVLQSAEALAIQYGLKIAGVLEKPIRIQDYQRLLTGLISDKKNETSTLSSVSKRANAEPSSAISAEEIEEAIREEQFILFYQPKINFKTGAIAGFESLVRWYHPVRGLIFPDSFIPTLESYPSLMDAMTEKLILQALGQCSIWNRDFPGIAVAVNISPVSLNKLILPETISKMIESFGLKNNQLIVEVTETQLLENITSTLDILTRIRIRGIGLSVDDFGIGYSSLKQIHRYPFTELKIDRSFVSVAPFDKEALFICQAAIDLGHKLGMTVVAEGIETAEVGELMKKEGCDKGQGYFYSKPMPPDVALQYLAAFKS
- a CDS encoding DUF5777 family beta-barrel protein, whose product is MNQRIFYFSISVLFVLSFVSPVFSQEQRKSAFLGSSLIHMPSTEDVGKNGLDFRFNHRFGDAKSTSYDFLGLDNGANTQLSLDYGLTDRITVGFARTSFQKTYEARSKVRLLTQDSSFPVTVSFFGVFGQETSEQTQFFGPYLRPSTGIPTFDSNLEKQLNTYELSYKDRQSTLASFLISKRFNDILSIQLSPMFVHRNYVKDHLSNDRTGLDISFRLHLFKRVDFTFATILTPKRDYVGDSYATEDRKTKIGGVEYSASEVNDLIARGKTIDAAVNNILLSKPVEYTSVPLSFGVDFETGGHVFQFFVTNSRAIAHTQLLRGADYNYDKKEWTIGFNIHRYFSLESSEKPASEKTN
- a CDS encoding YceI family protein, which gives rise to MILSHAKKFPFLLGIAFAILTTGLLSEKKQKELFVKEANIQFLSEAPQETIRGTVSKAEGSANLETKKIVIRVDLNGLKVPNRMMNNHMHENYLETEKHPIASFAGVITKWDLKNKVVEIEGELGLHGITKKNVKIQGTIEEKENDFLIRSNFEILLTDFKIEIPKLVILKLNEKIRIETSILWQNKE
- a CDS encoding DoxX family protein, with amino-acid sequence MKKILDWTLRIVAVVILIPAFYFKLSGAERSIATFSALDAEPFGRYAVGFAELATVLLLLIPRTSWLGAMLGALIMIGAIGSHISVLGFQGGAGVSFVLALVVLACCLAEIYTSKDRNPIFTKIFANQD